The stretch of DNA TCGTCCATCAGGTCGCGCGCCTGCCGGGTGGCCTCGCCGGCCACCGACTTCGCCTGGTCCACGCCCTCGCCGACCAGGTTGCTGCCCTTCTCCTTCGCCGAGCTCGCGACGCCCATCGCCTCGTCCCTCGCGACGGCCGCCGTCTCGCCGCCGGCGCTGCCCGTCTCGCCGGAAGAGGCGACGGACGGCAGCTGGGTGGTGGGCTGGTCGTCGGCGGGCCAGCTGCCGCCGGACGACGCTCCCGTGCCCGGGGTCCCGTAGTCGTACGTCATGACATCTCCTCGCAGGTGGGCGAGGGCGCGCCGTAGGGACGGCCGTGCCCTCGATCGGTCGTGGAGGGGCTCGACGGAGGTGTCCGCGCGCTCGGCGGCGCGCCGTGTCCGTGAACCACCGGGCCGTCGACGGCTTTCCTGCGCCGACGCCCGCACCCCCGGCGGGGACGCCGGCTGGTCGTTTCACGGTAGGCACGAGCGTGTCGAGCCCGCCACCGGAACGGGGCACAGCCGGACGACCTCGCCGCCGTCGCATGGACAGGCCCGCAGACGGGTGGCGGGCCGGGCCGCCGGGCCGCACTGTGGTGCGATGCCGCCGCTCGCCGACGCCGACGACAGCCGCTGCCAGCCGTTGGCCGCGCTGAGCGCCGCGCTGCACGAGCGCGCCGCGGTGGAGCCGGCGCTGCAGGCGTGGGCCGCCGCGGTGCCGGCCTTCCTCCGGGTCCGGGTCGAGGTGCGGCTGCGACTGACGTGTCGGGACGGGCGCGTGGTGCAGGTGAGCAGCGGCGGTGACGAGCGGCGGTCGGCGGGCGAGCGCGGCGGAGACGGCTCGACGGTGGGAACCGAGCTGGCGCCGCACCCCGGCTGGCTGGTCGACGAGGCCCTGGGGGGCGCGGCGGCGCTCGCACCGCCCGGCTACCCCGCGGGTGCGGTCCTGGGTGGGCCGGTGGTCGGCGGTGGTGCGCTGCTGGTGATGCTGCTCGGCACCTCACCGGTGGACTGGGACCACGGCCTGGGCACGGTGGCGCGGGCCGCGGTCGACGACCTGCGGGCGGTGCTGGGCCTGGCCGTCGGCCTGGAGGAGGCGGTGCTGTCCGCCCAGGACGCGGACGCGGTGCTCCGCTCCCGCGCCGTGATCGACCAGGCGGTCGGCGTGGTGATGGCGCACCACGGCTGCGGTGCGGATCAGGCGATGGAGCGGCTGCGGCGGGCCTCGCAGCGCAGCGGCGTACCGCTGGCGAGGCTGGCCGCCCGGCTGCTCACGGACGTGTCGGGCAGCCCGCCCGCGGAGCCCGGAGGGTTCGAGATGCGACGCGCGGCGTCGGCCTGAACCGGACGCTCGGCGGACGGCCCGCGGCGTCCAGCGGTGGAGGGCCTGCCAGCGGGGGACGGCACACCCCCGACGTCTGCCGCGGTCAGCCTCGCGGGCGGTACGGCCCGGTGCTCGCGCGGACCTGCAGCGTGGTGCCGACCACCACGTGCTCGCGCGACACGTCGACGTGGTCGCGCACCTGCGCCAGCAGCAGGCGCACCAGCTCCGACCCGATGGTGCGGAAGTCCTGGCGCACCGTGGTCAGCGGCGGCCAGAGGAACTCGGTGAGCGCCGCGTCGTCGAACCCGACCACCGAGACGTCCTCCGGCACGCGCACCCCACGCTCGTGCAGCGCTCGCATCAGGCCGGCGGCCATCTCGTCGTTCGCGCTGTAGACGGCCGTGACGGACGGGTCGTCGGCGATCTGCGCGCCGAGGGCGTAGCCGGACTGCGGCGTCCAGTCACCGCGGAGCACGGGCGGCACCGGCCGGCCGGCACGGCGCAGCGTCTCCTGCCAGGTCTCCTCGCGCTGCACGGCGGGCGCGGAGTCCGCCGGTCCGGCGATGTGGTGCACCGTCGGGTGGCCCAGGCCGAGCAGGTGCTCGACCGCCGAGCGCGAGCCGCCGATCTGGTCCGACCCGACGGCGGCGTGGTGCCCGACGAACCGCGAGTCGGAGACCACCACCGGCATGCCGGGCGGCAGGGCGAGGTCGGTGGGGGTCGCCACCTCCGCTCGGATGACGATGAGACCGTCGACCGCCTGGTGCCGCAGGCGCGTCGCGGCCTCCGACACGTCGGCGGGGGAGACCACGTCGACCAGGGCGACCGTGTAGCCCTCGGCACGGGCGGCCTCGACGACCCCTTCGATGGTCCGCGACTCGCCGGTGCGGGCGAACCGGTGCGCGACCAGGCCGATCGTCTCGAAGCTGCCGTTGCGCAGCGCCCGGGCCGCTGTGTTGGGCGCGTAGCCGAGCATGGCCATGGCGGACTGCACGCGTTCGCGGGTCGCGGGGCGCACGGCGTCCGACCCGTTGGCGACGCGCGAGACGGTGATCGGGGCGACGCCGGCGAGGCGCGCGACGTCGCCGATGGACGCCCGCGGCGGCTGCGGTGCGCCGGCTGCCCCCTGAGGACCTGCGGCCATGCCGGGAGCATAGCCATGGTGACGTGCGCATCGCCGTTCCGGGGAGGGTGAGTCCGACGAAGCCGTTATCGCACCGTGACCGCAAGGGGGTTGCAGATGACAACGTGACCATCTAGGTTCGACCTCGCTTGGTAACGTCACCAATGTCGGTGACCGGCAGACCGGAGACAAAGGTGTCAGCAGCTGTCGTCCTCACGGACGTGGGCCCCGCGACGTCCCTGCCCCGCAGGCGGCGCTCCCTCGCGGGGCTGTGGTTCGTCGTCCCGTTCCTCGCGGTGTTCCTGTTCGTGCTCGTGGTGCCGGTGCTCTACTCGCTCTACCTGTCCGTGTTCCAGGACAAGCTGATCGGCGGCCGCAGCTTCGTCGGGCTCGCCAACTACTCGCAGCTGTTCTCCGACCCGAAGTTCTGGGACGGGCTCGGCCGGGTGGCGCTGTTCCTCGCGGTGCAGGTGCCGGTGATGCTGGGCCTGGCCCTGGTCGCCGCACTGGCGATCGACTCCGGCCGGCTGCACGGGGCGCCGTTCTTCCGCATGTCCGTGTTCCTGCCGTACGCGGTGCCCGGCGTCGTCGCCGTGCTCATGTGGGGCTTCATGTACGGCGACCAGTTCGGCCTGGCCGGGAACATCAACAAGCTGGTGGGCCACGAGCTGCTCACCCCGCTGAGCCCGCAGTGGATCCTCGTCGCGATCGGCAACATCGTGACCTGGGAGTTCGTGGGCTACAACATGCTGATCTTCTACTCGGCGCTGCGCTCGGTGCCGTCCGACCTCTACGAGGCCGCGGCGATCGACGGCGCCGGCGCCTGGCGCGTCGTGTTCAGCATCAAGCTGCCGGCGCTCCGGCAGGCGATCGTCATCGCGACGATCTTCTCGATCATCGGCTCGTTCCAGCTGTTCAACGAGCCCAACATCCTGCGCACGCTGATCCCGTCGGTGATCGCGACCTACTTCACGCCGAACATGTACGCGTACAACCTGTCCTTCGCGGGGCAGCAGTACGCATACGCGGCGACCCTCGCGATCGTCATGGGGGTGGTCACCGCGGTGATCGCCTACGTGGTCCAGCTGCGCGGCTCCCGGGAGGCGAACCGCTGATGGCCACCACGACGATCGACCCCACGGCACCCCGGACGGCCGGCACCGACGCCGGCTCGGCCCGCGCGCGGCGCGCCCGCCGGTCCCGCGCGGCGGGCCCCTTCGGCGGTCCGTCCGTCCGGCTGACGCTGGTGATGGTGCTGTTCGCGCTCTACGCGCTGGCGCCGCTGGCCTGGCTGGTGATCAACGCCAGCAAGACGCAGCAGTCGATGTTCGACTCGTTCGGCCTGTGGTTCGCCGGCAGGTTCGCGCTGCTGGACAACCTGCACCAGGTGCTGAC from Cellulomonas sp. NTE-D12 encodes:
- a CDS encoding ANTAR domain-containing protein, coding for MPPLADADDSRCQPLAALSAALHERAAVEPALQAWAAAVPAFLRVRVEVRLRLTCRDGRVVQVSSGGDERRSAGERGGDGSTVGTELAPHPGWLVDEALGGAAALAPPGYPAGAVLGGPVVGGGALLVMLLGTSPVDWDHGLGTVARAAVDDLRAVLGLAVGLEEAVLSAQDADAVLRSRAVIDQAVGVVMAHHGCGADQAMERLRRASQRSGVPLARLAARLLTDVSGSPPAEPGGFEMRRAASA
- a CDS encoding LacI family DNA-binding transcriptional regulator — protein: MAAGPQGAAGAPQPPRASIGDVARLAGVAPITVSRVANGSDAVRPATRERVQSAMAMLGYAPNTAARALRNGSFETIGLVAHRFARTGESRTIEGVVEAARAEGYTVALVDVVSPADVSEAATRLRHQAVDGLIVIRAEVATPTDLALPPGMPVVVSDSRFVGHHAAVGSDQIGGSRSAVEHLLGLGHPTVHHIAGPADSAPAVQREETWQETLRRAGRPVPPVLRGDWTPQSGYALGAQIADDPSVTAVYSANDEMAAGLMRALHERGVRVPEDVSVVGFDDAALTEFLWPPLTTVRQDFRTIGSELVRLLLAQVRDHVDVSREHVVVGTTLQVRASTGPYRPRG
- a CDS encoding sugar ABC transporter permease, with amino-acid sequence MGPATSLPRRRRSLAGLWFVVPFLAVFLFVLVVPVLYSLYLSVFQDKLIGGRSFVGLANYSQLFSDPKFWDGLGRVALFLAVQVPVMLGLALVAALAIDSGRLHGAPFFRMSVFLPYAVPGVVAVLMWGFMYGDQFGLAGNINKLVGHELLTPLSPQWILVAIGNIVTWEFVGYNMLIFYSALRSVPSDLYEAAAIDGAGAWRVVFSIKLPALRQAIVIATIFSIIGSFQLFNEPNILRTLIPSVIATYFTPNMYAYNLSFAGQQYAYAATLAIVMGVVTAVIAYVVQLRGSREANR